A portion of the Hoylesella buccalis ATCC 35310 genome contains these proteins:
- a CDS encoding DUF5683 domain-containing protein produces MRDNLSSSLRIGLTCAILLCAAWCQAQIQVGDSIKDTDPRVIIGENNAKAIPAEKAVNPSDTLVFAQTEKAAKKIKRDWNTWRPDAKRAMWLAVVLPGAGQIYNRKYWKLPIVYGGFVGCYYAMRWNNQMYHDYSQAYIDLMDNDPQSQSYTQFLHLGNQIDASNIDRYKELFRKRKDRYRRWRDLSFFTLIGVYALSVIDAYVDASLSEFDISDDLSLRLEPTVVNTNMNRNPLKSGGLGIHCSLRF; encoded by the coding sequence ATGCGTGACAACCTATCATCGTCCCTTCGTATCGGCTTGACGTGCGCCATTCTGCTGTGTGCAGCATGGTGTCAGGCCCAGATTCAAGTGGGCGACAGCATCAAGGACACCGACCCACGCGTCATTATCGGAGAAAACAACGCCAAGGCCATTCCCGCAGAAAAGGCCGTCAACCCATCAGACACCCTTGTCTTCGCACAAACAGAAAAGGCCGCGAAGAAAATCAAACGCGACTGGAACACCTGGCGACCCGATGCCAAACGAGCCATGTGGCTGGCTGTTGTGCTGCCAGGAGCTGGTCAAATCTACAACCGGAAATACTGGAAGCTGCCCATTGTCTATGGTGGTTTTGTGGGCTGCTACTATGCCATGCGCTGGAATAACCAGATGTATCACGACTATTCGCAAGCTTACATCGACCTGATGGACAACGATCCGCAATCGCAGAGCTACACCCAGTTTCTGCATTTAGGCAACCAAATCGACGCATCGAACATTGATAGATATAAAGAATTGTTCAGAAAACGCAAGGATCGCTACCGTCGTTGGCGCGACTTGAGCTTCTTCACGCTCATCGGGGTCTACGCTTTGTCGGTGATCGATGCCTACGTTGACGCCTCTTTGTCAGAGTTTGACATCTCTGACGACTTGAGTTTGCGCCTAGAACCCACGGTTGTCAACACCAATATGAACAGAAATCCCTTGAAATCTGGCGGGCTGGGCATACATTGTAGCCTCAGATTCTGA
- a CDS encoding ParB/RepB/Spo0J family partition protein, protein MAVRKKYSHSTKAPALGRGLDALISTDNIQTQGSSTINEVPIEQIEANPNQPRREFDQEALEELASSIREIGIIQPITLRQVAADKYQIVAGERRWRASQIVGLEAIPAYIRTIDDETVMEMALVENIQREDLNAIEIALAYEKLMEKSGMTQEKVSKHVGKSRTAITNYLRLLKLPAQVQMALQKKEIDMGHARALLAVESPSMQIKLFKEVQKNGYPVRKVEELAQQLKNGGELRKSEKHSSAKSGLPEEFDVLRLRLSTFLKTKVQMTCSAKGKGKISIPFANEQELERLMNIFDKLKD, encoded by the coding sequence ATGGCAGTACGAAAAAAATATAGTCATTCCACAAAAGCTCCGGCGTTAGGACGCGGGCTCGACGCTCTCATTTCGACAGATAATATACAAACGCAAGGCAGTTCGACCATCAACGAGGTGCCCATCGAACAAATTGAAGCCAATCCCAACCAGCCTCGTCGCGAATTTGACCAAGAGGCGTTGGAAGAACTGGCATCAAGTATTCGAGAAATTGGCATCATTCAACCCATCACCCTCCGCCAAGTGGCCGCCGACAAATATCAAATCGTAGCTGGTGAGCGTCGTTGGCGCGCCTCACAAATCGTTGGTCTAGAGGCTATACCCGCGTATATTCGGACGATAGACGATGAAACGGTCATGGAGATGGCATTGGTGGAGAACATTCAGCGCGAAGACCTCAATGCCATCGAAATAGCATTGGCTTACGAAAAGCTGATGGAAAAGAGCGGCATGACGCAAGAGAAAGTGTCAAAGCACGTGGGAAAGAGCCGCACGGCCATCACCAATTACCTGCGCTTACTGAAGCTGCCGGCTCAAGTACAGATGGCTTTGCAGAAGAAAGAGATTGACATGGGGCACGCTCGTGCTTTGTTGGCCGTAGAAAGTCCATCGATGCAAATCAAGCTGTTCAAGGAAGTGCAGAAGAATGGCTACCCGGTTAGAAAGGTGGAAGAACTGGCTCAACAGCTCAAAAACGGCGGGGAACTGCGAAAATCAGAGAAGCATAGCTCGGCCAAGAGCGGCTTGCCTGAGGAGTTTGACGTGCTGAGACTGCGCTTATCAACATTTCTGAAGACAAAAGTTCAAATGACATGTAGCGCCAAGGGAAAAGGCAAAATCAGCATTCCTTTCGCCAACGAACAGGAATTGGAACGGCTGATGAACATCTTTGACAAACTGAAAGACTAA